One stretch of Streptomyces hygroscopicus DNA includes these proteins:
- a CDS encoding ferredoxin, translated as MRITADREVCCSAGQCALIAPDLFDQSDEDGSVVLLDAQPDTGRLDVLREVVSRCPTGAIRVEEDPGV; from the coding sequence ATGAGGATCACCGCCGACCGTGAGGTGTGCTGTTCGGCGGGTCAGTGCGCGCTGATCGCGCCTGACCTGTTCGACCAGAGCGACGAGGACGGCTCCGTCGTTCTGCTCGACGCGCAGCCCGACACCGGACGGCTGGACGTTCTGCGCGAGGTCGTATCCCGCTGCCCGACCGGTGCGATCCGCGTCGAAGAAGACCCTGGTGTGTGA
- a CDS encoding cytochrome P450: protein MVDAPHPPVPMPTKRSRPFNPPDGYAPLREQERITRMTYPDGTPGWLILRHAEAKELLTHKSFSARQEGLVSPVPTELQYDGRPADPGAFAKTDDPSHSQYRKLVTGFFTVRRTRQLAPMIERIVHEQLDDLEKAGPGADLVDVFTESVPSRVMCEMIGIPESERKTLQRHVETLGRLSCSVPEALGAVSGMNGFLARFIPIRMDDPRDDLLGDLIRGGQLDEQELMGMAATLINGAFDTTGNMLAMGVFTLLEHPDQLAKLREDQELMGAAVEELLRFLTISHLGASRWALEDVEFAGQSIKKGEVLTVALPAVNRDPERYDNPDQLDIGRTDHGHLALGHGVHQCLGQHLARTILRVGYEALFDRFPTLRLAVPSDEVPMRDDFVHYGPRSLPVTWDD from the coding sequence TTGGTCGACGCCCCGCACCCCCCTGTGCCAATGCCTACCAAGCGGAGCCGCCCCTTCAATCCTCCGGATGGTTACGCCCCCCTGCGCGAGCAGGAGCGGATAACGCGCATGACTTATCCGGACGGCACGCCCGGGTGGCTCATCCTGCGCCATGCCGAAGCGAAGGAACTGCTCACTCATAAGAGCTTCAGTGCGCGCCAGGAGGGGTTGGTTTCTCCCGTCCCCACCGAGCTGCAGTACGACGGCCGCCCGGCCGACCCCGGCGCCTTCGCGAAGACGGACGACCCGAGCCACAGTCAGTACCGCAAACTGGTCACCGGCTTTTTCACGGTCCGGCGCACGCGTCAGCTCGCCCCCATGATCGAGCGTATCGTGCACGAACAACTCGACGACCTGGAAAAGGCCGGGCCGGGCGCCGATCTGGTGGACGTCTTTACCGAATCCGTTCCCTCCCGGGTGATGTGCGAGATGATCGGCATCCCCGAATCGGAGCGGAAGACCCTCCAGCGGCACGTGGAAACACTAGGACGGCTCTCCTGTAGCGTTCCCGAGGCGCTTGGCGCTGTCTCCGGGATGAATGGATTCCTGGCCCGCTTCATCCCCATCAGGATGGACGACCCCCGGGACGACCTCCTCGGAGACCTGATCCGGGGCGGGCAGCTCGATGAGCAAGAACTCATGGGCATGGCCGCCACGTTGATCAACGGGGCCTTCGACACCACGGGCAACATGCTCGCCATGGGCGTCTTCACCCTGCTCGAGCACCCCGATCAACTGGCCAAGCTCCGCGAGGACCAGGAACTGATGGGGGCCGCCGTCGAGGAACTCCTCCGCTTCCTCACCATCTCCCACCTCGGGGCCAGCCGGTGGGCGCTGGAAGACGTCGAGTTCGCCGGCCAGAGCATCAAGAAGGGCGAGGTGCTCACCGTCGCCCTCCCCGCCGTCAACCGCGACCCCGAGCGCTACGACAACCCCGATCAGCTGGACATCGGCCGTACGGACCACGGTCACCTGGCACTCGGCCACGGCGTCCACCAGTGTCTCGGCCAGCACCTCGCCCGCACGATCCTGCGCGTCGGCTACGAGGCCCTGTTCGACAGGTTCCCCACGCTGCGACTGGCCGTGCCGAGCGACGAGGTCCCCATGCGCGACGACTTCGTGCACTACGGCCCCAGGTCGCTTCCCGTCACCTGGGACGACTGA